In Jeotgalibaca arthritidis, a single genomic region encodes these proteins:
- a CDS encoding iron-sulfur cluster biosynthesis family protein, with amino-acid sequence MKLTFTDTAIEALKKRDMTQSLSLFYYTDSDCGCPSSGIFALRSHDDLDTIYDAIVETNIGDIIAQKWALVYLDTDNVIDYKESQGTFILKSERGYLNMNLPVEDKRKDH; translated from the coding sequence ATGAAACTAACATTTACAGACACCGCTATTGAAGCTTTAAAGAAACGTGACATGACCCAATCATTGAGTTTATTTTACTATACCGATTCGGATTGCGGATGCCCAAGTTCAGGGATTTTCGCATTAAGAAGTCATGATGATTTGGATACGATTTATGATGCGATTGTCGAAACAAATATAGGTGATATCATTGCTCAAAAATGGGCTCTTGTCTATTTAGATACTGACAATGTGATTGATTATAAAGAGAGTCAAGGAACATTTATTTTAAAGAGTGAACGTGGCTATTTAAATATGAATCTACCAGTTGAAGACAAGCGAAAAGACCATTAA
- a CDS encoding NCS2 family permease yields the protein MDKFFKLKEHGTTVSTEIVAGFTTFFAMSYIIFVNPSILSLSGMPSQAVFLATIIAAAISTLVMGLFANVPYALAPGMGLNAFFTYTVVFALGFTWQEALAMVFLCGVINVLITVTRVRKMIIKSIPESLQHAISAGIGVFISYIGIKNAGFLEFTSDAGTMLSINNGAFDPTLEVYEGGVNTVITSGGIVPALVNFTQSPALLALIGVVLTIILMIKNVRGAIIIGIIVTTLLGIPMGVVHISSEVLAANSLGTAISELGVTFMAAFGKDGLLSLLSKPAEYPLILMTIFAFSLSDTFDTLGTFIGTGRRTGIFSSEDEKALEEGSGFSSKMDKALFADSIGTIFGAIFGTSNTTTFVESAAGIGAGGRTGLTAVVVAILFVISAFFAPLIGVVPAAATAPSLIIVGVLMMASFKDINWTDLEEAIPAFFASIFMGLTYNISTGIAAGFIFYVIVKVVLGKSKEIHPILWGSTILFLINYVIMAFL from the coding sequence ATGGATAAGTTTTTTAAGTTAAAAGAACACGGTACAACAGTTTCGACTGAAATCGTGGCTGGTTTTACAACGTTTTTCGCGATGTCATATATTATTTTTGTTAATCCGAGCATTCTGTCATTATCAGGCATGCCATCGCAAGCAGTTTTCTTAGCAACAATTATTGCCGCTGCTATTAGTACATTAGTTATGGGATTATTCGCTAACGTGCCTTACGCATTAGCTCCAGGTATGGGGTTGAATGCCTTCTTCACTTACACAGTTGTTTTTGCACTAGGATTTACTTGGCAAGAAGCACTCGCAATGGTTTTCCTTTGTGGTGTGATTAACGTTCTTATTACCGTTACTCGAGTTAGAAAAATGATCATTAAATCAATTCCTGAATCGCTACAACATGCGATTAGTGCTGGTATTGGTGTTTTCATCTCATATATTGGAATTAAAAATGCTGGTTTCTTAGAATTTACATCTGATGCTGGTACTATGCTTTCAATTAATAATGGTGCTTTTGATCCAACGTTAGAAGTCTATGAAGGTGGCGTTAACACTGTTATTACTAGTGGTGGTATTGTTCCAGCTCTTGTTAACTTCACACAAAGTCCTGCTCTACTTGCTTTAATTGGTGTTGTTCTAACGATCATCTTAATGATTAAAAATGTTAGAGGTGCCATTATTATCGGTATTATCGTAACAACTCTACTAGGTATCCCAATGGGTGTTGTTCATATTTCGTCTGAAGTATTAGCTGCTAACTCATTAGGTACTGCTATTTCAGAATTAGGCGTAACATTCATGGCTGCTTTTGGTAAAGATGGTCTATTATCTTTACTATCTAAACCAGCTGAATACCCACTAATTCTAATGACTATTTTTGCGTTTAGTTTATCTGATACATTTGATACATTAGGAACATTCATTGGAACTGGCCGTCGTACTGGTATCTTCTCTTCTGAAGATGAAAAAGCACTAGAAGAAGGTTCAGGTTTCTCTTCAAAAATGGACAAAGCTTTGTTTGCAGATTCAATCGGTACAATTTTTGGTGCTATTTTTGGGACATCAAATACAACAACATTCGTTGAAAGTGCTGCTGGTATTGGTGCTGGCGGACGTACAGGTTTAACAGCTGTTGTCGTTGCTATTTTATTCGTTATTAGTGCATTCTTTGCGCCTTTAATCGGTGTTGTCCCTGCTGCAGCAACTGCTCCTTCATTAATTATTGTTGGGGTATTGATGATGGCATCGTTCAAAGATATTAACTGGACAGACCTTGAAGAAGCAATTCCTGCTTTCTTCGCTTCAATCTTTATGGGATTAACTTATAACATTTCTACAGGTATCGCTGCTGGATTCATTTTCTATGTGATTGTCAAAGTTGTTTTAGGAAAATCAAAAGAGATTCACCCTATTCTATGGGGATCAACTATTCTGTTCTTGATTAATTATGTGATTATGGCTTTCCTATAA
- a CDS encoding cation-translocating P-type ATPase, which yields MVSKEQLRENFYAQDVETVKNKFGVTADGLSEVEAKKRFEEYGANALEEGETKTLLQKFFDQFKDFMILVLLAAAFISGALGELSDAFIILIVVVLNAALGVFQEAKAEEAINALRQMASPMARVKRGGSVVSIKSEDIVPGDLVLLEAGDVVPADLRLIEANSLKVEEAALTGESVPVEKEMILVEDDAPLGDRVNLAFSSTNVTYGRGAGVVIGTGMNTEVGHIANMLANAEESKTPLQENQDQLGKSLTVLILAIAAIMFVVGLLNGRDWLEMLLTSISVAVAAIPEGLPAITTIILALGTQKMAKRNALVRKLPAVETLGGTEVICSDKTGTLTMNQMTVEKVYYNGQIHDVSDDISLSIPVMKVMNFANDTEISNDGRLIGDPTETAMIQFGIDKGLKLKEELVKEPRVAEVPFESDRKLMSTIHEQATGNYFVATKGAPDELLKRCTHIDVNGEVREMTDADRESILDANHSLAVQALRVLAMAYKFVDAVPATMDSASVEHDLVYAGMIGMIDPERPEAAAAIATAKGAGIRTIMITGDHRDTAQAIATRLGIIEEGQSGAVLTGAELNEQSEEEFARNVEKYSVYARVSPEHKVRIVKAWQNHGKVVSMTGDGVNDAPSLKTADIGVGMGITGTEVSKGASDMVLADDNFQTIVVAVEEGRKVFANIQKAVQFLLSANLGEVLSLFVATFLGWTILEPVHILWINLVTDTFPAIALGLEDAEADIMEQKPRGRSSNFFSNGVGGAIIYQGILEGAITLFVYWWGSSNPMLEHTGELAHMDAETMAFITLGMIQLFHAYNSKSVYKSIFQVGIFSNKTLVYATILSAVLLLGVILTPVLNTFFGVSQLTGLQWAVSVGSAFAIVPIVEIVKAIQRAMGKK from the coding sequence ATAGTGTCAAAAGAACAATTGCGTGAAAACTTCTACGCACAAGATGTTGAAACGGTCAAAAATAAATTTGGCGTTACAGCTGACGGATTATCCGAAGTAGAAGCTAAGAAAAGATTTGAGGAGTACGGTGCCAATGCCTTAGAAGAAGGAGAAACAAAAACTCTTCTTCAAAAATTCTTTGATCAATTCAAAGACTTTATGATTCTTGTATTATTAGCTGCTGCATTTATTTCAGGTGCACTTGGCGAACTTTCAGATGCTTTTATTATTTTAATTGTTGTTGTCCTTAATGCGGCACTTGGCGTTTTCCAAGAAGCTAAAGCTGAGGAAGCAATCAATGCGCTAAGACAAATGGCCTCTCCAATGGCACGTGTCAAACGTGGCGGAAGCGTTGTTTCAATCAAGAGTGAAGATATTGTCCCTGGTGACCTTGTTCTTCTAGAAGCAGGAGATGTAGTTCCTGCTGACCTACGTTTAATCGAAGCAAATTCTTTAAAGGTTGAAGAAGCTGCTTTAACAGGTGAATCTGTTCCTGTTGAGAAAGAAATGATTCTTGTTGAAGATGATGCCCCACTTGGTGACCGTGTTAACTTGGCATTCTCAAGTACAAATGTTACTTATGGACGTGGTGCTGGTGTCGTTATTGGTACTGGTATGAATACTGAAGTTGGTCATATTGCTAACATGTTGGCAAATGCTGAAGAAAGCAAAACACCACTTCAAGAAAACCAAGACCAATTAGGTAAATCTCTAACAGTTCTTATCCTAGCTATTGCTGCTATTATGTTCGTTGTTGGTTTATTAAATGGTCGTGATTGGTTAGAAATGTTACTAACTTCAATCTCTGTTGCAGTTGCTGCTATTCCTGAAGGTCTTCCAGCTATTACAACAATCATCCTTGCTCTTGGTACCCAAAAAATGGCTAAGAGAAATGCGTTGGTTCGTAAATTACCAGCAGTTGAAACACTTGGTGGTACTGAAGTAATCTGTTCAGATAAAACGGGTACATTAACCATGAACCAAATGACTGTTGAAAAAGTTTACTACAATGGTCAAATCCATGATGTTTCTGATGACATCAGCCTATCTATTCCTGTTATGAAAGTTATGAACTTTGCTAACGACACAGAAATCAGTAACGATGGCCGTCTAATCGGTGACCCTACTGAAACTGCTATGATTCAATTTGGTATCGACAAAGGTCTTAAACTAAAAGAAGAATTAGTTAAAGAACCACGTGTTGCTGAAGTACCTTTCGAATCAGACCGTAAATTGATGTCTACTATTCATGAGCAAGCTACTGGAAACTACTTTGTAGCGACAAAAGGTGCTCCTGATGAATTGCTAAAACGTTGTACACACATCGATGTTAATGGTGAAGTAAGAGAAATGACTGACGCAGATCGCGAAAGTATTCTTGACGCTAACCACTCTCTAGCTGTTCAAGCACTACGCGTGTTAGCTATGGCTTACAAATTTGTTGATGCTGTTCCTGCTACTATGGATAGTGCTTCAGTTGAGCATGACCTTGTATATGCTGGTATGATCGGTATGATCGACCCTGAGCGTCCAGAAGCTGCTGCTGCTATTGCAACTGCTAAAGGTGCTGGTATCCGTACAATTATGATCACTGGTGACCACAGAGACACTGCTCAAGCAATTGCTACTCGTTTAGGAATTATTGAAGAAGGACAAAGTGGTGCTGTATTAACTGGTGCTGAATTAAACGAGCAATCTGAAGAAGAATTTGCGCGTAATGTAGAGAAATACTCTGTATACGCACGTGTATCTCCTGAACATAAAGTTCGTATCGTTAAAGCATGGCAAAACCATGGTAAAGTTGTTTCAATGACTGGTGACGGTGTTAACGACGCTCCTTCATTGAAAACTGCTGATATTGGTGTTGGTATGGGTATCACTGGTACTGAAGTTTCTAAAGGTGCTTCTGACATGGTACTTGCTGACGACAACTTCCAAACAATCGTTGTTGCGGTTGAAGAAGGACGTAAAGTATTTGCTAACATCCAAAAAGCAGTTCAGTTCTTACTATCTGCTAACCTGGGTGAGGTTCTATCTCTATTCGTTGCTACTTTCCTAGGTTGGACAATCTTAGAGCCTGTTCATATTCTATGGATCAACTTGGTTACTGATACATTCCCTGCTATCGCATTAGGTCTTGAAGACGCTGAAGCGGACATCATGGAACAAAAACCACGTGGCCGTAGCTCGAACTTCTTCTCTAACGGTGTTGGTGGAGCAATTATCTATCAAGGTATCCTTGAAGGTGCTATTACACTATTCGTTTACTGGTGGGGTTCTTCAAACCCAATGCTTGAACACACAGGCGAATTAGCTCATATGGATGCTGAAACAATGGCATTTATTACATTGGGTATGATTCAATTGTTCCATGCATACAACTCTAAATCTGTTTACAAGTCAATCTTCCAAGTTGGAATTTTCAGTAACAAAACATTGGTATATGCAACAATCCTATCAGCTGTCTTGTTATTAGGGGTTATCTTAACACCTGTCTTGAACACATTCTTCGGAGTTTCTCAATTGACTGGCTTACAATGGGCTGTTTCAGTTGGTTCTGCATTCGCAATCGTACCAATTGTAGAGATCGTAAAAGCTATTCAACGTGCAATGGGTAAAAAATAA
- a CDS encoding MIP/aquaporin family protein: protein MGVEFLGEFLGTLVLVLLGNGIVAGNLLSKTKSNGAGWLSITIGWGIAVTIGAFVSGYMSPAHLNPAVTIAFAINGSLAWGSVLPYIVAQMLGAFAGAVLVWLQYKSHYDITEDQGAILGTFSTGAEIYNPISNVISEAIGTFVLMFGILSFSNYDTFPWAGNLITGVLIIGIGLSLGGTTGYAINPARDLGPRIAHALLPIPNKGDSDWKYAWIPVVGPILGAILAVLVYGII from the coding sequence ATGGGAGTAGAATTTTTAGGAGAATTCCTAGGGACTTTAGTTTTAGTATTACTTGGAAACGGTATCGTAGCAGGTAATTTACTAAGCAAAACAAAGAGTAATGGAGCGGGTTGGCTGTCTATTACAATTGGATGGGGTATCGCAGTAACAATTGGTGCATTCGTATCAGGTTACATGAGTCCAGCTCATTTAAACCCTGCAGTAACAATCGCTTTTGCTATTAATGGATCATTAGCATGGGGATCAGTTTTACCTTACATCGTAGCTCAAATGCTTGGAGCATTCGCTGGTGCAGTGCTTGTTTGGCTACAATACAAATCTCACTATGACATTACTGAAGATCAAGGTGCTATTTTAGGAACGTTCTCTACTGGAGCAGAAATTTACAACCCAATTAGCAACGTTATCAGTGAAGCAATTGGAACATTTGTATTAATGTTTGGTATTTTATCATTCTCTAACTACGATACATTCCCATGGGCAGGTAACTTGATTACTGGTGTTTTAATTATCGGAATTGGGTTATCATTAGGTGGTACGACAGGTTATGCGATTAACCCTGCTCGTGACCTAGGCCCTCGTATCGCTCACGCATTACTACCAATCCCTAACAAAGGTGATTCAGACTGGAAATATGCTTGGATTCCAGTTGTTGGACCGATCCTAGGAGCTATTCTAGCTGTTCTTGTTTACGGTATTATTTAA
- the gorA gene encoding glutathione-disulfide reductase — translation MREFDFIAIGGGSGGIATMNRAAEYGAKTAVIEGNLLGGTCVNIGCVPKKIMWYAAEVADAIKKYGPDYGFTHEKTSFDFKTLLKNRDAYIERSRNSYQLGFERRQVEVIEGYARFLDPHTVEVNGEAIKAKHILIASGAKPAIPSIPGAEYGETSDDFFEWEELPEKVALVGAGYIAVELAGVLHTLGVDTHLFVRHDRPLRSYDSFIIDALVQEMEKDGPQLHIRSIPKEVRKEKNGQLTLVLEDGREDSFDKIIWAIGRTPNTDGLNLDLAGVKKDRHGFIEVDEFQTTSQPSIYAVGDVTGNVMLTPVAIAAGRRLSERLFNNKPNEKLNYDNIPTVIFSHPPIGTVGLSEEDAIATYGSDQIKVYTSTFASMYTAVTIHRQPVRMKMVCLGDEEKVIGLHGIGFGVDEMIQGFSVAVKMGATKVDFDNTVAIHPTGAEEFVTMR, via the coding sequence ATGAGAGAATTTGATTTTATAGCTATTGGCGGAGGAAGCGGTGGTATTGCAACAATGAACCGTGCTGCTGAATATGGTGCAAAAACAGCTGTAATTGAAGGGAATCTACTTGGAGGAACGTGTGTTAATATAGGATGTGTTCCTAAAAAAATTATGTGGTATGCGGCAGAAGTTGCCGATGCTATTAAAAAATATGGCCCAGATTATGGCTTTACCCATGAAAAAACATCCTTTGACTTTAAAACCTTGTTAAAAAACCGAGATGCTTATATTGAACGGTCACGAAATTCGTATCAGCTAGGATTTGAAAGAAGACAGGTTGAAGTGATTGAAGGATATGCACGCTTTTTAGACCCTCATACGGTTGAAGTAAACGGGGAAGCGATTAAAGCGAAACATATCTTAATTGCTAGTGGTGCTAAACCAGCTATTCCAAGTATTCCAGGTGCTGAGTATGGTGAAACATCAGATGATTTCTTTGAATGGGAAGAATTACCTGAAAAGGTTGCTCTAGTTGGAGCTGGTTATATTGCGGTTGAGTTGGCTGGAGTGCTACATACATTAGGTGTTGATACGCATTTATTTGTCCGTCATGATCGTCCATTACGCAGTTATGATTCCTTTATTATAGATGCACTTGTTCAAGAAATGGAGAAGGACGGCCCACAACTCCATATTCGTTCGATTCCTAAAGAAGTTAGAAAAGAAAAAAATGGCCAATTAACGCTAGTATTAGAAGATGGTAGAGAAGACAGCTTCGATAAAATTATTTGGGCAATTGGCCGTACACCTAATACAGATGGATTAAATCTTGATTTAGCAGGTGTAAAGAAAGATAGACATGGCTTTATTGAAGTAGATGAATTTCAAACTACAAGCCAGCCCTCTATTTACGCAGTGGGAGATGTGACCGGCAATGTGATGCTAACGCCCGTTGCTATTGCAGCAGGAAGACGATTATCAGAGCGCTTATTTAATAATAAACCAAATGAAAAATTAAACTACGATAATATTCCAACAGTTATTTTCAGTCATCCACCCATTGGAACAGTTGGACTAAGTGAAGAGGATGCAATAGCGACTTATGGCAGTGACCAAATTAAAGTCTATACCTCAACGTTTGCATCTATGTATACAGCAGTCACGATTCATCGCCAACCTGTACGCATGAAGATGGTTTGCTTAGGTGATGAAGAAAAAGTGATTGGTTTACATGGTATTGGATTCGGAGTCGATGAAATGATTCAAGGCTTCTCTGTAGCGGTTAAAATGGGCGCTACAAAGGTTGATTTTGATAATACCGTTGCCATCCATCCAACTGGCGCAGAAGAATTTGTCACGATGCGTTAA
- the glpO gene encoding type 1 glycerol-3-phosphate oxidase, giving the protein MRFSKETRQRAIEKLQDRTLDLLVIGGGITGAGVALQSAASGLETGLIEMQDFAEGTSSRSTKLVHGGIRYLKQFDVEVVSDTVKERAVVQQIAPHIPKADRMLLPVYDEPGSTFSQFRLKVAMDLYDLLAGVTGTPLANKELTKEEVLERAPQLKQEGLLGGGEYLDYRNNDARLVIENIKRANQDGALVASRVKAVGYLKDEKGKVIGVKAEDVLTGNHFEIKARIVINTTGPWSDVVRNLDNDEQQIQQMRPTKGVHLVIDNSKIKVPNATYFDTGLGDGRMVFVIPRENKTYFGTTDTDYRGDLKHPIVTQEDVDYLLGIVNNRFPDVNITLDDIESSWAGLRPLISGNNASDYNGGDNGSISEESFDNLISTVSRYLNKEASRDDVTESILAIESNTSEKNPSSISRGSSLDIDDNGLVTLAGGKITDYRKMAEGAMRKIIEILAEQHSRHYRLINSKTYPVSGGELNPANVESELETFAQLGVKRGLDIADARYIANVFGSNAPRVFNLANELEAVEGLTLRDTLVLHYAMREEMVLTPVDYFLRRTNHLLFMRETMDDLIQPIANEMAKYLGWSEEEQAAHLAELDRVLAESDLRELKAAN; this is encoded by the coding sequence ATGAGATTTTCAAAAGAAACACGTCAAAGGGCAATTGAAAAGTTGCAAGATCGTACACTTGACCTACTAGTCATTGGTGGGGGAATCACTGGTGCAGGTGTTGCTTTGCAATCTGCAGCAAGTGGATTGGAAACAGGTCTAATTGAGATGCAGGACTTTGCAGAAGGAACAAGTAGCCGTTCAACTAAATTAGTTCACGGTGGTATCCGCTATTTGAAACAATTTGATGTTGAGGTTGTTTCAGATACTGTAAAAGAAAGAGCAGTCGTTCAACAAATTGCACCGCATATTCCTAAAGCAGACCGTATGCTATTACCAGTTTATGATGAGCCAGGCTCAACATTCAGCCAATTCCGCTTGAAAGTTGCAATGGACTTGTATGATTTGTTAGCTGGTGTAACAGGCACACCATTAGCAAATAAAGAACTAACAAAAGAAGAAGTTCTAGAACGTGCTCCTCAGTTAAAACAAGAAGGCTTGTTAGGTGGGGGGGAATACCTAGACTATCGTAACAACGATGCACGCTTAGTGATTGAAAATATTAAACGTGCTAACCAAGATGGTGCATTAGTTGCTAGCCGTGTGAAAGCTGTTGGCTACTTGAAAGATGAAAAAGGCAAAGTAATTGGTGTAAAAGCTGAGGACGTTCTCACAGGAAATCATTTCGAGATTAAAGCTCGTATCGTGATCAATACAACAGGACCTTGGAGTGATGTTGTTCGTAACCTAGATAACGATGAACAACAAATCCAACAAATGCGCCCAACTAAAGGTGTTCACCTTGTGATTGATAACAGCAAAATTAAAGTACCTAATGCAACATATTTTGATACTGGTTTAGGCGACGGCCGTATGGTATTTGTTATTCCACGCGAAAACAAAACTTACTTCGGTACAACGGATACAGATTACAGGGGTGACTTGAAACACCCAATTGTAACCCAAGAAGACGTGGACTACCTATTAGGAATCGTTAATAACCGCTTCCCAGATGTTAATATTACACTAGATGATATAGAAAGCAGCTGGGCAGGCCTAAGACCACTTATTTCAGGAAATAATGCGTCTGATTACAATGGTGGTGATAATGGTTCAATCTCAGAAGAAAGTTTCGATAACTTGATTTCAACAGTTAGCCGTTATTTAAACAAAGAAGCGAGTCGTGATGATGTAACAGAATCAATTCTTGCAATAGAAAGCAATACATCAGAGAAAAATCCATCATCTATTTCTCGCGGAAGCTCGCTTGATATTGATGACAACGGCTTAGTAACGTTAGCAGGTGGTAAAATAACTGACTACCGTAAAATGGCAGAAGGTGCTATGCGTAAAATCATTGAGATATTAGCAGAGCAACACAGCCGTCACTACAGACTCATTAATTCAAAAACATACCCAGTTTCAGGCGGCGAATTAAACCCAGCTAACGTTGAATCCGAATTAGAAACATTCGCACAACTTGGTGTGAAACGTGGCTTAGATATTGCAGATGCACGTTACATTGCCAATGTGTTTGGTTCAAACGCACCTCGTGTCTTTAATTTAGCAAACGAACTTGAGGCTGTTGAAGGCTTAACACTACGTGATACACTTGTTCTTCACTATGCAATGCGTGAAGAAATGGTATTAACACCAGTTGACTACTTCTTAAGAAGAACAAATCACTTGCTATTCATGCGCGAAACAATGGATGATTTAATCCAACCGATTGCAAATGAAATGGCGAAATACCTAGGCTGGAGCGAAGAAGAACAAGCAGCACATCTTGCTGAATTGGACCGTGTTTTGGCTGAAAGTGATTTAAGAGAATTAAAAGCAGCAAACTAA
- a CDS encoding dihydrolipoamide dehydrogenase, producing the protein MGKYKKVSNEPKHWHGLPPSRFIKYRSWINKQKPGICGTYCSAVLIHDAIYQETKQSLNRDVLLNGLKTVIDDLLPYKGTYFWDLAFGIRRLLADIPEWRVKTALIAERTVPKLLDEGAGPVIVGTNMLLNSSYKNHWLLVYAYGYNEEGKLFFRAYDNHGRYKAVVAASQTIACVWLEKNEMWKDECYERI; encoded by the coding sequence ATGGGGAAATATAAAAAGGTAAGCAACGAACCCAAACATTGGCATGGACTGCCACCATCTCGGTTTATCAAATATCGTAGCTGGATCAATAAACAAAAACCTGGCATCTGTGGCACTTATTGCAGTGCAGTTTTGATTCATGATGCCATTTATCAAGAAACAAAACAATCATTAAATCGGGATGTGTTATTAAATGGCTTGAAGACAGTTATTGATGATTTACTTCCCTATAAGGGGACTTATTTTTGGGATCTTGCTTTTGGTATTAGGCGTCTCTTAGCTGATATACCAGAATGGCGTGTTAAAACTGCTCTGATAGCTGAACGAACGGTTCCCAAATTATTAGATGAAGGTGCTGGACCTGTCATAGTGGGTACGAATATGTTATTGAATAGTTCCTATAAAAATCATTGGCTCTTAGTCTATGCGTATGGTTATAACGAAGAAGGCAAGCTATTTTTTCGTGCCTACGATAATCACGGGCGTTACAAGGCAGTCGTAGCAGCATCACAGACTATTGCTTGTGTCTGGTTAGAAAAAAATGAAATGTGGAAGGATGAATGTTATGAGAGAATTTGA
- a CDS encoding chromate transporter, translated as MIYWNLFVAFFKIGLFAIGGGYASLPLIENEVVNKYALLTHQEYLDIVTISQITPGPIAINSATFVGTKTGGLMGSLVATAGTILPSIIIAMLLAKLYDKYRNVDAMQGVLAGLRPAVVALITAAGFSLFITAVFQTSGLRIQTITVNIAAMIMIAIAFITLRKYRVGSIVIIFLCGLASVLLHFLGLM; from the coding sequence ATGATTTACTGGAATTTGTTTGTCGCTTTTTTTAAAATTGGTCTCTTTGCAATTGGTGGTGGCTATGCATCGCTTCCTTTGATTGAGAATGAAGTCGTAAATAAATACGCTTTATTAACACACCAAGAGTATCTTGATATTGTAACTATTTCACAGATAACTCCCGGACCAATCGCTATTAATTCAGCTACTTTTGTTGGCACTAAAACGGGTGGTCTTATGGGATCGTTGGTTGCAACCGCCGGAACAATTCTGCCATCAATTATTATCGCCATGTTATTAGCAAAGCTGTATGATAAATATCGAAATGTCGATGCTATGCAGGGGGTTTTAGCAGGTCTTCGTCCAGCGGTAGTCGCTTTGATTACAGCAGCAGGATTTAGTTTATTTATAACAGCCGTTTTTCAAACATCAGGCCTCAGAATACAAACGATAACCGTAAATATTGCAGCAATGATTATGATCGCTATTGCCTTCATCACTTTGAGGAAATATCGAGTAGGTTCAATTGTTATTATTTTTCTATGTGGCTTAGCTAGTGTATTACTTCATTTTTTAGGATTAATGTAG
- a CDS encoding DNA-3-methyladenine glycosylase I, with product MKRCEWVEGKPEFYLDYHDRVWGKACHDDQDLFKWLVLETFSTGLSWQIILSKKTAFEEAFDSFDVLTVSEYQEEKIAELMANSAIVRHRGKIEASIQNAKAFLAIQEEFGQFDTYIWSFTDQKTLMRQSTERLTQSDLSDNITADLKKRGFKWVGSVTIYSYLQAIGIINDHDPNCTFK from the coding sequence ATGAAACGTTGTGAGTGGGTAGAAGGGAAGCCAGAGTTCTATCTCGATTATCACGATAGAGTTTGGGGAAAAGCCTGTCATGATGACCAAGACTTGTTTAAATGGTTAGTCTTAGAAACTTTTAGCACAGGTTTATCATGGCAAATTATCCTATCAAAAAAGACCGCTTTTGAAGAGGCCTTTGATTCATTCGATGTTCTAACTGTGTCAGAGTACCAAGAAGAAAAGATAGCAGAACTGATGGCTAATTCAGCAATTGTTCGCCATCGTGGAAAAATAGAAGCAAGCATCCAAAATGCCAAAGCCTTCTTAGCTATCCAAGAAGAATTCGGACAGTTTGATACGTACATTTGGTCCTTTACCGACCAAAAAACACTTATGAGACAGTCTACTGAGCGTTTAACCCAGTCAGACTTATCAGATAATATAACGGCAGATTTGAAAAAAAGAGGGTTTAAATGGGTCGGAAGTGTCACCATCTATTCTTACTTGCAAGCAATAGGTATCATCAATGACCATGACCCAAACTGCACGTTTAAATAA
- a CDS encoding chromate transporter, with translation MQRNEKTRETYWILLKTTFVLSAFTVGGGYVIVPLMQKKFVEELAWIETEEMLDLVAIAQSIPGALAVNTSILVGYRIAGVSGAIVTVVGTVSPPLFLITIISYFYLAFRDNPLISALMVGMQIGVVAVIANVVYKMIQDVLKMKDWVTTLILIGSFMAAVFFDINVILIIFVAGTLGFINNILRLRRRR, from the coding sequence GTGCAACGAAACGAAAAAACAAGAGAGACCTATTGGATATTATTAAAAACGACATTTGTTTTAAGCGCATTTACTGTAGGTGGTGGCTACGTCATTGTCCCCTTAATGCAGAAAAAATTTGTTGAAGAACTTGCATGGATTGAAACCGAAGAAATGCTTGATCTTGTAGCAATCGCGCAATCTATTCCAGGTGCACTAGCCGTCAATACATCTATATTAGTTGGTTACAGAATAGCTGGTGTTTCAGGTGCAATTGTCACAGTAGTGGGAACAGTTAGCCCACCACTCTTCCTTATTACAATTATTTCCTACTTTTATTTAGCTTTTCGTGATAATCCGTTAATTTCAGCTTTAATGGTAGGAATGCAGATTGGTGTTGTAGCAGTTATTGCTAATGTTGTTTATAAAATGATACAAGATGTTCTTAAAATGAAAGATTGGGTGACCACGCTTATTCTTATAGGCTCATTTATGGCTGCTGTCTTTTTTGATATAAATGTCATTTTAATTATTTTTGTAGCTGGAACATTGGGGTTTATCAATAACATATTACGATTGAGAAGGAGGCGTTAA